The DNA segment ACCCGACGAAGCTCGAAGTTCGCTTCCAGGACGGCGGGCGGATTTACAGTCAACTCCTTGGCGCACTGCGCACCAAGTTTCTCAGCACCGACCTCACCGCCCGCTTGCAGCCGGTCGGCGCAGGCGTGGCTGAGCTGGAGTCGCCGGTCAGCGGTTGGGGACGCGCCGATTGGTCCAGCCAGGGGAATGGCACGAGCCGGTTGGCAGGCAACGGCCATGCCGCGGCGGAGTTGTTTGCGCCTTGGTCGCCGGCGGATTCCGCTCCGTTGGAAGTCACCATGTTAGATCGACCATTCCCAGCGAGGAACGGTCAGACATTGCCCGGGCCCACTGCGCCGAACGTGGCGCGGTTCGACGGGCCCCAGCCGGTGCCGGCGATTCAGATTCACAATCGCTACTTGATCGCCGAGAGCGACGATGGCGTGGTGGTGATCGACCAGCATGCGCTCCACGAGCGGATTCTCTACGAGCAACTCAAAAAGCGGATTCTGGCCGGGCCGCTCGAATCCCAACGGTTGCTGGTCCCGGAACCGGTCGATTTGAGCACCTCCGAAGCGGCGCTCGCGCTGGAGCATCGCGAGACCCTCGAGCAGCTCGGCCTGGAGATTCAACCCTTCGGCGGCGACACAGTGCTGGTCTTGAGCCAGCCGGTGCTTTTGGCCCGGGTGAAGGTCAAGGAACTGCTGGCCGAGGCGCTCGAAAAGCTGCAAGCCGGCGGCAAGGCGCCCGATCGCCGTGATCTGCTGGACGAACTGCTGCACATGATGTCATGCAAAGCGGCGGTGAAGGCGGGCGATCGCCTGGCGGCGACCGAGATCCAGGCCCTGTTACAGCAACGCCACCTGGCCCAGGATGCCCATCATTGCCCCCACGGACGCCCGACGGCGCTCGTCTTTACGCGGGAAGAGCTCGACCGGCAGTTTCGCCGCACGTGAAGCGGAAATGATGAATGCCGCATGATGAATGGCGAAGCGGAAAACCCGTTCAGATTGCCGGCTGAATCGGGCGAATCGTTCAGACTATACTAGAGGAGCGAGCACGTCCGGCCGCTCGCGTTCGTCATTCAACATTCATCATTCTGCATTCATCATTCCCCATGATCTGCGTCAGCATTGGCCGGGGCCGGCATCGGCATGTCATCGCCGAGCACAAGCACTTGGCTGAGCAAGGGGCCGAGCTCGTCGAGCTACGGCTCGATTACATCAACGGCAATGTGAATCTGAATCGGCTGCTGCCGGAGCGGCCGACGCCCGTGATCGTCACGCTGCGCCGCAATCAGGACGGCGGCAAATGGCCGGGCACCGAGGAAGCGCGGCAATTGCTGCTGCGGACCGCCATCGTGCAGGGTGTGGAGTACGTCGATCTGGAGGAAGACGTGGCGGCCAAGATACCGCGGTATGGCAAGACCAAGCGGATCATCAGCCTGCACGATTTTCGTAAGACGCCCGAGGACTTGCCAGCGATTCACGCGCGGCTCAAGGCGCTCGACGCCGACATCGTCAAGCTCGCGACGTTGGCCAACGAGCCGCACGACAACTTGCGGATGCTGGAACTGGTCCAAAGCGCGGACATTCCCACGATCGGCATCTGCATGGGCGAGATGGGCGTGCCCACGCGCGTGCTGTGCGGCAAATACGGCTCGCCGTTCACCTATGCGACGTTTCATCAGGAACGTTCGCTTGCGCCGGGGCAGTTGAGCTACCAACAGATGCGGAATCTCTATCGCTACGACGAAATCAACGCCGAGACCGAGGTCTACGGCGTGATGGGGGACCCGATTGCGCAGAGCATGAGCCCGCTGGTGCACAACCGCGCGTTTCGCCACGCGAACCTGAACAAGGTCTACGTGCCGTTTCGGATTCCGCGCGAGGACGTGCCGAGTTTTCTGGACGACGCCAAGCAACTTGGCGTGCGCGGGCTGAGCGTGACGATTCCGCACAAGGAGTCGGTGCTGAAGAAGCTCACCAAGGTCGACGGCGGCGCGAAGGGGGTCGGCGCGGCCAACACGATCATCTTCAACGGCGACGAGCTGATCGGCTACAACACAGACTATCGCGGCGCCATGGACAGCCTGGAAAAGGCGATGAACCTGCCGCACGGCAATCATGAATCGCTGAAGGGCAAGACGGCGATGGTGCTCGGCGCCGGCGGCGCGGCCAAGGCGATTGCGTATGGATTGAAGCGGCGCGGCGCGGACGTCATCATCACCGGCCGCACGCTGGAGCACGCTGAAACATTGGCCAAACGTTTGGAGTGCAAGTCGCTCGACTGGGGCGCGCGACATGCGCCCGCGACGGACATTTTGATCAACTGCACGCCGATGGGCATGCACCCCAACGTCGACGAAACCCCCTACGACAAGCACCGCCTGCGGCAAACCATGGTGGTCTTCGATACGGTGTACAATCCCGAGACGACGCTGCTGGTGAAGGAAGCCAAGCTCAAAGGCTGCAACGTGATCACCGGCGTGGCGATGTTCATTCGCCAGGCGGCGCTGCAATACGAACTATTCACCGGCCAACCGGCGCCGGAAGACTTGATGCGCGAGGAATTGAAGAAAGCGATTGGGCCGGTGAAGTATTGAAGTGGATCGAGGCTTGCGTGCCGAGCGCGACGCCGTTCCAATACTCGCGCGGTTAAGCCCAGGGAAGGCCCTCGGTGTCGTCGAGGATGGAAAGACTCGGATGGCCTTCCCTGGGCTTGTCTTCGACGACGACGATTGCGAGATCCGAGACTTCTACTTGCGCATTGAAGCCATGCCCGCCGCTGATTTCAATATCGTCCTCATCGGCTACCGCGGGACGGGCAAGACCTCCGTCGCGCGGAAACTCGCGGCGCAGGTCGGCTGGCCGTGGTTCGACTCGGACGTCGAAATCGAACGGGCCGCAAAAAAGACGATCGCCGAAATCTTCGCCCAAGATCGCGAACCGGCGTTTCGCGACTGGGAAACGCAGGCTATTGAAAAACTGAGTGAACGGCACGGCGCGATCCTCGCCACGGGCGGCGGCGCGATCTTGCGCGCATCCAATCGTCAGGCATTGGCGCGACACGGGCGTTTTGTCTGGCTCCACGCCACGGCGGAGACGATTCAAGATCGCCTGCGTATTGATGTGACCACCGCTGCGCGGAGGCCAAGCCTCACTGGCATGAGCGAACTGGATGAAATCCGCACACTGCTCGCGGAGCGCTCACCAATCTACGCGGCGTTGGCGGAGTTGACTGTCGACACCGAGGCGAAGTCCATCGAAGTGTTGGCTAGCGAGATCGTCGCCGCCTGGAACCTTCCCATTGCGACGGAGGCGACGTGAGCGGCTGGATGTTGCTCCTTGTCGCCGGACTCGGGCTGATCGCGGGAGCGATCGCCAATCACTGCGCGGAACGCTGGAGCGAAGCGCCGCGCGGGATCAATCCCTGGCTCAAGTCACGCGCTGGATCCACGCCGTCGAGCATTGGCGGCAAACTCCCCGTCCTCGGTTGGTGGCTGCGGCGTCAAGAACTCAGCGCAATTGCGGCCGGAGTCTGGATTCGTCCCCTTGTGGTGGAAGTGCTGACCGGGGCGCTGTTCGTGCTGTTGGCCTGGTTGCCGCAGGATCACTCCAATTTCCTGGCGCCGCTGGTTCGTTGGGGCAACGAAGTTGCCGAGCGAGGCCCTTGGCCCGTTGGAACATGGCTGTTTCCGGTGAACACGACCTGGCACTGGGCGCAGTTCCTAGCCCAGGCGCTGTTGGTCACGTTGATGTTGATCGCCTCCTTGATCGACTTCGACGAGAAGCTCATCCCGGATCAAATCACCATGCCGGGCACGCTGCTGGGATTGATCCTGGCCGTCGCCTGGCCGCGCACGCTGCCGGTCGGCATTGCTACGACCGTGAACGGCCGAGCGGAAACGGCGATGCTGAACCTCGCGACGCCCAACGATTGGCCGCGGTGGCTCGAAGGCGCGCCGCATGCGCTTTCCTTGGCGCTGGCGCTCAGTTGCTTCGCCGCATGGTGCGCCGCGTTGTTGCCTTGGTACTTTCGCCGCGGCCGCGCCTGGCGCAAGTCACTCG comes from the Planctomycetia bacterium genome and includes:
- the mutL gene encoding DNA mismatch repair endonuclease MutL translates to MPAIQQLSPHVVNKIAAGEVIERPASVVKELMENALDAGATRVDVAVEQGGLELIRVSDNGCGIPPEEFALAVASHATSKIRDADDLFRVGTLGFRGEALASIAAVSRLMLRSKPRGADAAAELEVVGGQSSELIPCGAPIGTTLEVRTLFFNTPVRRKFLKSTQTEMGHVAEAFTRLALAHPQIHFTLRHNERLVQELPAGEPWLERIRRLHGSELADALIWVESADGDVELAGYAADPSQSRNNARMQYLFLNGRFIRDRSLQHALGEAYRGLLLTGRQPISYLSFKMPPDVVDVNVHPTKLEVRFQDGGRIYSQLLGALRTKFLSTDLTARLQPVGAGVAELESPVSGWGRADWSSQGNGTSRLAGNGHAAAELFAPWSPADSAPLEVTMLDRPFPARNGQTLPGPTAPNVARFDGPQPVPAIQIHNRYLIAESDDGVVVIDQHALHERILYEQLKKRILAGPLESQRLLVPEPVDLSTSEAALALEHRETLEQLGLEIQPFGGDTVLVLSQPVLLARVKVKELLAEALEKLQAGGKAPDRRDLLDELLHMMSCKAAVKAGDRLAATEIQALLQQRHLAQDAHHCPHGRPTALVFTREELDRQFRRT
- the aroE gene encoding shikimate dehydrogenase codes for the protein MICVSIGRGRHRHVIAEHKHLAEQGAELVELRLDYINGNVNLNRLLPERPTPVIVTLRRNQDGGKWPGTEEARQLLLRTAIVQGVEYVDLEEDVAAKIPRYGKTKRIISLHDFRKTPEDLPAIHARLKALDADIVKLATLANEPHDNLRMLELVQSADIPTIGICMGEMGVPTRVLCGKYGSPFTYATFHQERSLAPGQLSYQQMRNLYRYDEINAETEVYGVMGDPIAQSMSPLVHNRAFRHANLNKVYVPFRIPREDVPSFLDDAKQLGVRGLSVTIPHKESVLKKLTKVDGGAKGVGAANTIIFNGDELIGYNTDYRGAMDSLEKAMNLPHGNHESLKGKTAMVLGAGGAAKAIAYGLKRRGADVIITGRTLEHAETLAKRLECKSLDWGARHAPATDILINCTPMGMHPNVDETPYDKHRLRQTMVVFDTVYNPETTLLVKEAKLKGCNVITGVAMFIRQAALQYELFTGQPAPEDLMREELKKAIGPVKY
- a CDS encoding shikimate kinase; the encoded protein is MAFPGLVFDDDDCEIRDFYLRIEAMPAADFNIVLIGYRGTGKTSVARKLAAQVGWPWFDSDVEIERAAKKTIAEIFAQDREPAFRDWETQAIEKLSERHGAILATGGGAILRASNRQALARHGRFVWLHATAETIQDRLRIDVTTAARRPSLTGMSELDEIRTLLAERSPIYAALAELTVDTEAKSIEVLASEIVAAWNLPIATEAT
- a CDS encoding A24 family peptidase, with the protein product MSGWMLLLVAGLGLIAGAIANHCAERWSEAPRGINPWLKSRAGSTPSSIGGKLPVLGWWLRRQELSAIAAGVWIRPLVVEVLTGALFVLLAWLPQDHSNFLAPLVRWGNEVAERGPWPVGTWLFPVNTTWHWAQFLAQALLVTLMLIASLIDFDEKLIPDQITMPGTLLGLILAVAWPRTLPVGIATTVNGRAETAMLNLATPNDWPRWLEGAPHALSLALALSCFAAWCAALLPWYFRRGRAWRKSLALTWSGMRRGGSPWAWLGFMAFHMALIGSIWSSGGEHWQALVSSLAGVVAGGGLIWTTRIVSGRVLEREALGFGDVTLMAMIGAYIGWQACVLVFFIAPLFALVVALIQWLLRRETEIYYGPFLALATLWVVLRWPQWWDWAGPLFGIPWLVPCALMTCLALLFVLLYAVRIIKETVLGWLGGGAE